One window from the genome of Pempheris klunzingeri isolate RE-2024b chromosome 7, fPemKlu1.hap1, whole genome shotgun sequence encodes:
- the adra1aa gene encoding adrenoceptor alpha 1Aa: MVPVLDNMTPAPLTQNCSNCSQVLVTELNVVKAVVLGLVLGVFIVFGIVGNILVILSVVCHRHLRTVTHYLIVNLAVADLLLSSTVLPFSAILEIVDRWMFGRAFCNVWAAVDVLCCTASIMSLCVISVDRYIGVSYPLRYPTIMTKRRALLAVMLLWVLSVIISIGPLFGWKEPAPEDESICKITEEPGYAIFSAVGSFYLPLAIILAMYCRVYVVAHRESQGVREGHKTEKSDSERVILRIHRGNTTVSEDEALRSRTHFALRLLKFSREKKAAKTLGIVVGCFVLCWLPFFLVLPIGSMFPAYRPSDTVFKITFWLGYFNSCINPIIYPCSNQEFKKAFQSLLGVHCLRTTPRPHHHHLNVGQNKTQGHGHALSLDSREAPCRLSPSSSMALSRTPSSRDSREWRVFPAGPTGRSGPTETSRAKVAKLCSKSFHQTCCCILSGGTPTQESNCTQPPPVGNLPTIKIHQLSLSEKGEPV; this comes from the exons ATGGTTCCTGTCCTGGACAACATGACCCCAGCGCCTCTGACACAGAACTGCTCCAACTGCAGCCAGGTTTTAGTCACAGAGCTCAACGTGGTGAAGGCTGTGGTTCTGGGTCTGGTGCTCGGTGTCTTCATTGTGTTTGGAATTGTGGGAAACATCCTGGTAATCCTCTCAGTAGTTTGTCATCGACACCTGCGGACAGTCACGCATTATTTAATAGTTAATCTGGCGGTGGCAGATTTGCTGCTGAGCTCGACTGTGCTACCTTTCTCTGCCATCCTGGAGATTGTGGATCGCTGGATGTTTGGACGGGCCTTTTGCAATGTTTGGGCAGCTGTGGATGTGCTCTGCTGCACTGCCTCTATCATGAGCCTCTGTGTGATCTCTGTTGACCGTTACATTGGAGTCAGCTACCCTCTGCGTTACCCAACTATCATGACCAAACGCAGGGCACTTCTGGCAGTAATGCTGCTGTGGGTGCTGTCTGTCATAATATCTATTGGACCTTTGTTTGGCTGGAAAGAGCCGGCACCAGAGGACGAGTCCATCTGCAAGATCACAGAGGAGCCGGGCTACGCCATCTTCTCCGCCGTGGGCTCCTTCTACCTCCCTCTGGCCATCATACTGGCCATGTACTGTCGGGTGTATGTGGTAGCTCACAGAGAGAGCCAGGGCGTGAGGGAGGGCCACAAGACGGAGAAGTCAGACTCAGAGCGGGTGATACTCAGGATACACAGAGGCAACACAACTGTCTCAGAGGACGAGGCCCTTCGCAGCCGCACACATTTCGCCCTGCGACTACTCAAGTTCTCACGTGAGAAGAAGGCCGCCAAGACCTTGGGCATCGTGGTTGGCTGCTTCGTGTTGTGCTGGCTGCCCTTTTTCCTGGTGCTACCTATCG GCTCCATGTTCCCAGCGTACAGACCTTCAGACACTGTCTTCAAGATCACCTTCTGGCTCGGTTATTTCAACAGCTGCATTAACCCCATCATCTACCCGTGCTCCAACCAGGAGTTTAAGAAAGCTTTCCAGAGTTTACTCGGAGTTCACTGTCTGCGGACGACCCCCAGACCGCACCACCATCATCTGAATGTGGGTCAGAATAAAACACAGGGTCACGGCCACGCCCTGAGCCTGGACAGCAGGGAGGCTCCCTGTCGGCTCagcccttcctcctccatggccCTGTCCAGGACCCCTTCCTCCAGGGACAGCAGGGAGTGGAGGGTCTTTCCCGCGGGCCCCACAGGCAGATCTGGACCGACCGAAACGAGCAGAGCTAAAGTGGCCAAACTCTGCAGTAAAAGCTTCCACCAGACCTGCTGCTGCATCCTCAGCGGAGGGACTCCCACGCAGGAGTCAAACTGTACCCAGCCCCCTCCTGTCGGAAACCTTCCCACCATTAAAATCCACCAACTGTCTCTGTCGGAAAAAGGAGAGCCTGTATAA